The following coding sequences are from one Thunnus albacares unplaced genomic scaffold, fThuAlb1.1, whole genome shotgun sequence window:
- the LOC122978721 gene encoding mRNA cap guanine-N7 methyltransferase-like — protein sequence LKSVLIGEILEQVRGAGPQQVSVLDLGCGKGGDLLKWRRGGINHLVCADIAGVSVEQCESRYEDMKKKSHSHEKIFSAQFITADCTKEVLSEKLDDPELMFDICSCQFVYHYSFESEQKADMMLRNACERLKPGGFFVGTTPDSFELVKRLEASDSLSFGNEVFKVSFQSKGVYPLFGCQYHFSLEEVVDVPEFLVYFPLLEHMAKRYNMRLVLKQRFSEFFEEKVKKEQHRSLMMKMMALEPFPCENGGRQATDSRGEYSHAKEHCGRAGVKVPLGTLSRSEWEATSIYLVFVFQKMS from the exons gtgagaTCCTGGAGCAGGTACGGGGGGCGGGGCCTCAGCAGGTGTCTGTGTTGGACCTTGGGTGTGGGAAAGGAGGAGACCTGCTcaagtggaggagaggagggatcAATCACCTAGTCTGTGCAG ATATAGCCGGAGTGTCGGTGGAGCAGTGTGAGAGTCGATATGaagacatgaagaagaaaagtcACTCTCATGAGAAAATCTTCAGTGCTCAGTTTATCACTGCGGACTGCACCAAG GAGGTTTTGTCAGAGAAGCTGGATGATCCTGAGCTGATGTTTGACATCTGCAGCTGTCAGTTTGTGTATCACTATTCATTTGAGAGTGAGCAGAAGGCCGACATGATGCTGAGGAACGCCTGCGAGCGCCTGAAACCCGGAGGTTTCTTTGTGGGAACGACACCAGACTCTTTTGAACTTGT tAAACGTTTGGAAGCATCAGACTCTCTGTCATTTGGTAACGAGGTTTTTAAAGTGTCCTTTCAGTCCAAAGGTGTGTATCCTCTGTTCGGCTGTCAGTACCACTTCAGCCTGGAGGAAGTCGTTGATGTTCCAGAGTTCCTCGTCTACTTTCCTCTGTTGGAACA CATGGCAAAGCGTTACAACATGCGTCTGGTGTTGAAACAGAGATTCTCAGAGTTTTTTGAGGAGAAAGTGAAGAAGGAGCAACATCGCAGTCtcatgatgaagatgatggctCTGGAG CCGTTTCCCTGTGAGAACGGAGGTCGACAGGcgacagacagcagaggagagtacAGCCATGCTAAAGAGCACTGCGGCAGAGCAGGAGTCAAAGTACCACTG gGCACTCTGAGCAGATCTGAGTGGGAAGCAACAA